The following proteins come from a genomic window of Coffea arabica cultivar ET-39 chromosome 11c, Coffea Arabica ET-39 HiFi, whole genome shotgun sequence:
- the LOC113716090 gene encoding uncharacterized protein produces the protein MRVQVWNCQSVGSPLTIPQLREVNNLFSPSMVFLSETKNRTKYMEKVKNILRFDEMVVVEAMNKAGGMALLWKDEVKILEVLTTAFTIEAHVEDAEVNSDWWFIGIYASCDNQIRKQQWQVIERLKRLWGERWLIAGDFNDIVSNEEKWGGSSRLESSFQDFKQFINGNHLLDIGFVGHPWTWSNNWEQGGDIKQRLDRGLCSYPWSQVYEKIHCTHIASYASDHSILLFDTMMNIGRRKKRFYFDKRWLKRDDIGEVVRSAWENEFNGSRMFQVVMKIKNCRVALLKWRNNFQANSQKDIEQIKNQLSVVQQLQGSTSMGSMGRRRRNRLNKLQREDGTWTESEEAVSTEVAKYYRKLLHSSDVGDLTEGIPHTISDELNGNLMKPVLEEEIKYVIFSMNPDKAAGVDGHLLKSVNHTVITLIPKVLNPTSLKHFRPVSLCTTMYKVIAKILANRLKCVLHSCICKNQSAFIPGRRILDSIMVSHEYLHYLNNKRHGKDGFMAVKLDMSKAYDRVEWSFLEAIMQKMGFHHKWRTWIMECVRSVSYSFNINGEVKEYAAETRKISGMKISRHGPCITHLFFADNSLIFCKANKDQATELMRVLQVYALGSGQLINLDKSSILFSKNVSPHVKHEICQVMGNMQSVTQGKYLGLPMVVARSKQQIFGFVKSNIKQRMSKWNNRFLSSAGKEVMLKSVALTMPTYTMSCFKLPSRLCKDLSSLMSNYWWGEANGKNKIHWCSWRKLTQSKNMGGLGFKDLMAFNAALLGKQVWRLITVPNLLVSQVMKAKYFPSTSTFRCKVPNNAFWLWRSLMGARELVNLGTRRKIGNGMNTNIWEDSWIPGNLNGRVTTTRDMDNGLHKVHELICHKTWNTNLVFKIFNPQDAERILATPISLAGKEDRHFWIYGTDGNYSVSSGYKLQVGHEERKHNRIKKETSTSWEDQTQRLWKDLWELKVKHK, from the exons ATGAGAGTGCAGGTGTGGAATTGTCAAAGTgtggggagccccttgacaattccccaGCTGAGAGAGGTTAATAACCTCTTCTCTCCAAGTATGGTGTTTTTGAGTGAGACCAAGAATCGAACAAAATAcatggaaaaagtgaaaaatattttaagatTTGATGAGATGGTTGTGGTGGAGGCAATGAATAAGGCAGGAGGAATGGCTCTCCTTTGGAAAGATGAGGTGAAAATTTTAGAGGTTTTGACGACGGCTTTTACCATAGAGGCTCATGTGGAGGATGCGGAAGTCAATTCTGATTGGTGGTTTATAGGTATTTACGCGAGTTGTGATAACCAAATCAGAAAACAACAGTGGCAAGTAATAGAGCGTCTGAAGAGATTGTGGGGAGAAAGATGGTTGATAGCTGGAGACTTTAACGATATTGTttccaatgaagaaaaatgggGAGGAAGTAGCCGGCTGGAAAGTAGCTTTCAAGACTTTAAGCAATTCATCAATGGGAATCACTTGTTGGATATTGGTTTTGTAGGACATCCTTGGACCTGGAGTAACAATTGGGAACAAGGAGGGGATATCAAACAAAGACTAGACAGAGGTTTATGTAGCTATCCCTGGTCACAGGTTTATGAGAAAATTCATTGTACACATATAGCCTCTTATGCATCTGACCACAGCATTCTTTTGTTTGACACCATGATGAATATTGGTAGGAGGAAGAAGAGATTTTATTTTGATAAGAGGTGGCTAAAACGAGATGATATTGGAGAGGTAGTCAGGTCTGCTTGGGAAAACGAATTTAATGGTTCACGGATGTTTCAAGTGGTAATGAAGATAAAGAACTGCCGAGTAGCTCTCTTAAAGTGGAGGAATAATTTCCAAGCCAACTCACAAAAGGATATTGAGCAGATAAAGAACCAGTTAAGTGTGGTGCAGCAATTGCAAGGTAGCACCAGCATGGGAAGCATGG GCAGAAGAAGGAGAAATAGATTGAACAAACTGCAGCGAGAGGATGGTACGTGGACTGAAAGTGAGGAGGCAGTGAGCACGGAAGTTGCAAAATACTATAGGAAATTGTTGCATAGCAGTGATGTAGGGGACTTAACTGAGGGTATTCCCCATACTATCTCTGATGAACTCAATGGGAACCTGATGAAACCAGTGTtggaagaagaaattaaatatGTTATTTTCTCTATGAACCCAGATAAAGCTGCTGGGGTTGATG GTCATCTCTTGAAGAGTGTTAATCATACTGTGATTACCCTCATTCCCAAAGTGCTTAATCCTACATCCTTGAAGCATTTCAGACCCGTTAGTCTCTGTACAACCATGTACAAGGTCATTGCTAAAATTCTAGCAAATAGGCTTAAATGTGTCTTACATAGCTGCATCTGCAAAAACCAATCTGCATTCATACCTGGTAGGCGAATTTTAGACAGCATTATGGTCTCTCATGAATATTTGCATTACCTAAATAACAAGAGACATGGTAAGGATGGGTTTATGGCAGTGAAATTGGACATGTCTAAAGCCTACGACCGGGTGGAATGGAGTTTTCTCGAGGCCATTATGCAAAAGATGGGATTCCACCACAAATGGAGAACCTGGATTATGGAGTGTGTAAGATCTGTATCTTACTCATTCAATATTAATGGGGAAGTTAAAGAGTAT GCAGCAGAAACTAGGAAGATTTCTGGGATGAAGATTAGTAGACATGGTCCTTGTATAACACATCTTTTCTTTGCAGACAACTCCTTGATTTTTTGCAAAGCGAATAAGGATCAGGCCACTGAATTGATGAGGGTGTTGCAGGTGTATGCCTTGGGGTCTGGTCAGTTGATAAATTTGGATAAGTCATCTATCCTTTTCAGTAAGAATGTGAGCCCACATGTGAAGCATGAGATTTGCCAAGTTATGGGGAATATGCAAAGTGTTACTCAAGGCAAATATCTCGGCTTGCCAATGGTGGTAGCTAGATCTAAACAGCAGATTTTTGGGTTTGTCAAATCCAATATAAAACAGAGAATGAGCAAGTGGAATAACAGGTTCTTAAGTTCAGCGGGAAAGGAAGTCATGCTTAAATCAGTAGCCTTAACCATGCCAACGTATACCATGTCTTGTTTCAAGCTCCCATCTAGGTTATGTAAGGATCTCAGTTCCTTAATGTCAAATTACTGGTGGGGTGAGGCTAAtggaaaaaataagatacaCTGGTGTTCTTGGAGGAAGCTCACTCAGAGCAAGAACATGGGAGGTTTAGGCTTTAAGGATTTGATGGCATTTAATGCAGCACTTCTCGGCAAGCAGGTTTGGAGATTGATAACTGTGCCCAATCTTCTTGTTAGTCAAGTGATGAAGGCAAAATACTTCCCATCCACCTCTACATTTAGATGCAAAGTCCCCAACAATGCATTTTGGTTATGGCGGAGCCTTATGGGTGCTAGAGAGCTGGTGAATCTAGGAACGAGAAGAAAGATTGGCAATGGCATGAACACTAATATATGGGAAGATAGCTGGATTCCAGGTAATCTAAATGGAAGAGTGACTACCACGAGAGACATGGACAATGGGCTGCACAAAGTTCATGAGCTGATCTGTCACAAGACATGGAATACTAATCTAGTCTTCAAGATTTTTAATCCACAAGATGCTGAAAGGATCCTGGCAACACCTATAAGTCTAGCAGGGAAGGAAGATAGGCATTTCTGGATATATGGGACTGATGGAAACTATTCAGTAAGTTCTGGGTATAAATTACAGGTAGGTCACGAGGAAAGGAAGCACAATAGAATCAAGAAGGAGACCTCTACAAGCTGGGAGGATCAAACCCAAAGGCTATGGAAGGACTTGTGGGAACTGAAGGTGAAGCACAAATAG